One genomic segment of Bacteroides caccae includes these proteins:
- a CDS encoding DUF4923 family protein: MKKNIVSLAFMAVFLLMATNSQAQSWKDLLNKDNISKVVNAITGTPETIDMTGTWNYKGSAVEFESENLLMKAGGAAAATMAENKLDEQLSKVGIKAGQMNFTFNADSTFTSTVGKKTLKGTYSYDASAKQVDLKFLKLLNLHAKVNCSSSSLELLFNSDKLLKLLAFIGSKSNSTALKTVSSLADNYDGMMLGFELSK; this comes from the coding sequence ATGAAAAAGAACATTGTATCACTTGCCTTTATGGCAGTATTCTTGCTAATGGCCACTAACAGCCAGGCGCAGTCATGGAAAGACTTGTTAAATAAGGACAACATCTCGAAAGTAGTAAATGCTATCACTGGAACTCCTGAAACGATCGACATGACCGGAACATGGAACTACAAAGGTTCGGCAGTAGAATTTGAATCGGAGAACCTGTTGATGAAAGCAGGAGGCGCCGCAGCCGCTACCATGGCAGAAAACAAGCTCGATGAACAACTAAGCAAAGTAGGGATCAAGGCCGGACAGATGAATTTCACATTCAATGCCGACAGTACTTTCACAAGTACCGTAGGTAAAAAAACACTGAAAGGAACTTATTCTTATGACGCTTCCGCAAAACAGGTAGACCTGAAATTCTTGAAACTGCTGAATCTCCACGCGAAAGTAAATTGCAGCTCCAGCTCATTGGAATTATTGTTCAACTCGGACAAACTGCTCAAATTATTAGCGTTTATCGGAAGTAAAAGCAATAGTACCGCTTTGAAAACAGTCAGCTCACTGGCCGATAATTACGACGGAATGATGTTGGGGTTCGAGCTCTCTAAATAA
- a CDS encoding OPT family oligopeptide transporter: MKQEEDKFTGLPENAFRELKPGEVYNPLMAPSKSYPEVNIWSVAWGIAMAILFSAAAAYLGLKVGQVFEAAIPIAIIAVGVSGAAKRKNALGENVIIQSIGACSGVIVAGAIFTLPALYILQAKYPEMTVTFMQVFISSLLGGVLGILFLIPFRKYFVSDMHGKYPFPEATATTQVLISGEKGGSQAKPLLMAGMIGGLYDFIVATFGWWNENFTTRVCSAGEMLAEKAKLVFKVNTGAAVLGLGYIVGLKYASIICAGSLAVWWIIIPGMSAIWGDSVLNAWNPEITSTVGMMSPEEIFKYYAKSIGIGGIAMAGVIGIIRSWGIIKSAVGLAAKEMGGKGNVEKNIIRTQRDLSMKIIAIGSIITLILIVLFFYFDVMQGNLVHTLVAIVLVAGISFLFTTVAANAIAIVGTNPVSGMTLMTLILASVVMVAVGLRGPSGMVAALVMGGVVCTALSMAGGFITDLKIGYWLGSTPAKQETWKFLGTIVSAATVGGVMIILNKTYGFTSGALAAPQANAMAAVIEPLMSGVGAPWLLYGIGAVLAIILTLCKIPALAFALGMFIPLELNVPLVVGGAVNWYVTSRSKDAALNTERGEKGTLLASGFIAGGALMGVISAAMRFGGVNLVNEAWLNNTWSEVLALGAYALLILYFIKASMKVK, translated from the coding sequence ATGAAACAAGAAGAAGACAAGTTCACCGGGCTACCCGAGAACGCGTTCAGAGAGTTGAAACCGGGAGAAGTGTACAACCCGTTAATGGCTCCCTCAAAAAGTTATCCGGAAGTTAACATCTGGTCAGTAGCATGGGGTATCGCCATGGCAATCCTTTTCTCGGCTGCCGCCGCTTATCTGGGATTAAAAGTAGGTCAGGTGTTCGAAGCAGCTATCCCGATTGCAATTATTGCCGTAGGAGTTTCCGGAGCTGCCAAAAGAAAAAATGCTTTAGGAGAAAATGTTATTATCCAGTCAATAGGGGCTTGTTCCGGTGTAATCGTTGCCGGAGCTATCTTTACCCTCCCCGCCCTCTATATTCTTCAGGCTAAGTATCCCGAAATGACCGTCACCTTTATGCAGGTATTTATCAGTTCCCTGCTGGGCGGTGTATTGGGTATCCTGTTCCTGATTCCTTTCCGCAAATATTTCGTTAGCGACATGCATGGCAAATATCCTTTTCCGGAAGCCACTGCTACTACTCAGGTATTGATTTCGGGAGAAAAAGGCGGTAGTCAGGCTAAACCGTTGTTAATGGCAGGAATGATCGGCGGATTATATGACTTTATCGTAGCCACATTCGGTTGGTGGAACGAGAATTTCACGACTCGCGTATGCAGTGCCGGCGAGATGTTGGCGGAAAAAGCAAAACTCGTATTCAAGGTCAATACAGGTGCGGCAGTACTCGGTTTGGGATATATCGTCGGATTGAAATATGCTTCGATCATTTGTGCCGGTTCATTGGCTGTCTGGTGGATTATCATTCCGGGAATGTCTGCTATCTGGGGAGACAGCGTGCTGAATGCATGGAATCCGGAGATTACTTCTACGGTAGGCATGATGAGTCCGGAAGAAATATTCAAGTATTACGCCAAGAGTATCGGTATCGGTGGTATCGCTATGGCAGGTGTGATCGGCATTATCCGTTCCTGGGGAATCATCAAGAGTGCTGTCGGACTGGCTGCCAAAGAAATGGGTGGTAAAGGAAATGTAGAGAAAAACATTATCCGTACGCAACGGGATCTTTCGATGAAAATTATTGCGATTGGTTCTATCATCACACTGATACTGATTGTGTTATTTTTCTACTTCGATGTGATGCAGGGAAATCTGGTGCATACATTGGTAGCAATCGTTTTAGTGGCCGGCATTTCTTTCCTGTTTACTACGGTAGCCGCCAATGCAATCGCCATTGTAGGCACAAACCCGGTATCGGGAATGACACTGATGACATTGATTCTGGCTTCCGTAGTCATGGTAGCCGTTGGATTGCGAGGTCCTTCGGGAATGGTCGCTGCGTTAGTTATGGGTGGTGTGGTATGTACGGCACTATCCATGGCGGGAGGTTTTATCACTGACTTGAAGATCGGTTACTGGTTGGGAAGTACTCCTGCCAAACAGGAGACATGGAAATTCCTAGGGACAATCGTTTCTGCTGCAACCGTAGGCGGTGTAATGATTATCTTGAACAAGACATACGGATTCACAAGCGGCGCACTCGCTGCTCCACAGGCAAATGCAATGGCAGCAGTTATCGAACCGTTGATGAGCGGTGTTGGTGCTCCTTGGTTGTTATACGGTATCGGAGCTGTTTTAGCTATCATTTTGACTCTTTGTAAAATTCCTGCTTTAGCTTTCGCATTGGGTATGTTTATTCCTTTGGAATTGAACGTACCATTGGTTGTGGGTGGTGCTGTAAACTGGTATGTCACTTCCCGCAGCAAAGACGCAGCATTGAATACGGAAAGAGGAGAAAAAGGAACTCTGTTGGCGTCCGGTTTCATTGCCGGAGGTGCATTAATGGGGGTAATCAGTGCCGCTATGCGTTTCGGTGGCGTTAATCTGGTGAATGAAGCATGGTTGAACAATACTTGGTCCGAAGTGTTGGCATTAGGAGCATACGCTTTATTAATCCTCTATTTCATCAAAGCTTCAATGAAAGTTAAATAA
- the yihA gene encoding ribosome biogenesis GTP-binding protein YihA/YsxC has product MEITSAEFVISNTDVKKCPAGIFPEYAFIGRSNVGKSSLINMLTARKGLAMTSATPGKTMLINHFLINKNWYLVDLPGYGYARRGQKGKDQIRTIIEDYILEREQMTNLFVLIDSRLEPQNIDLEFMEWLGENGIPFSIIFTKADKLKGGRLKMNVNAYLRELSKQWEELPPYFISSSENRTGRTEILNYIENINKEINYK; this is encoded by the coding sequence ATGGAAATAACAAGTGCAGAATTTGTGATTAGCAATACAGACGTGAAAAAATGTCCGGCAGGTATCTTCCCCGAATATGCCTTCATCGGCCGTTCCAACGTAGGAAAGTCAAGCCTTATCAATATGCTGACCGCCCGCAAAGGACTGGCAATGACCTCCGCTACCCCAGGAAAGACAATGCTAATCAACCACTTTCTTATTAACAAGAACTGGTATCTGGTCGACCTTCCGGGATATGGATACGCCCGTCGCGGACAGAAAGGAAAAGACCAGATACGTACCATAATCGAAGATTATATCTTGGAACGGGAACAGATGACAAACCTCTTTGTCTTGATAGACAGCCGTCTGGAGCCTCAGAATATAGACCTCGAATTTATGGAATGGCTGGGCGAGAACGGAATACCTTTTTCTATCATCTTCACCAAAGCCGACAAACTCAAAGGCGGCCGCCTGAAGATGAACGTCAACGCTTATTTGCGTGAGTTAAGTAAACAGTGGGAAGAACTTCCCCCCTACTTTATCTCCTCCTCGGAAAACCGCACAGGACGGACAGAAATTCTCAATTATATTGAAAACATAAACAAGGAAATCAATTACAAATGA
- a CDS encoding DUF1573 domain-containing protein has product MKKVLFLMTLLVMGVSFAFAQTNADIKFDKTTHDFGKFSENSPVVSCTFTFTNIGDAPLVIHQAVASCGCTVPEYTKEPIMPGKKGTIKVTYNGTGKYPGHFKKSITLRTNAKTEMVRLYIEGDMTAKDVK; this is encoded by the coding sequence ATGAAAAAGGTACTTTTTTTAATGACCTTATTAGTAATGGGAGTAAGTTTTGCATTTGCACAAACAAATGCCGACATTAAATTTGACAAAACAACCCATGATTTCGGTAAGTTTTCCGAAAACAGTCCGGTTGTCAGTTGCACATTCACCTTTACTAATATCGGTGACGCTCCTTTGGTAATTCATCAGGCAGTAGCCTCTTGCGGATGTACCGTACCTGAATATACGAAAGAACCTATCATGCCCGGAAAGAAAGGCACGATCAAGGTAACTTATAACGGAACAGGTAAATATCCGGGACATTTCAAGAAATCAATCACTCTGCGTACCAATGCCAAAACAGAAATGGTAAGGCTATATATCGAGGGCGACATGACGGCCAAAGATGTCAAATAA